AATACTCTAACGCCTGGTAGTTGACATGCAGTTGCAAAGTTATTTATAGTTAGAATATCTAAAGTGGACTTTCAAAATAAAGTGCTCTAccccctttttttcttctttttaggaACAGATCAGAAACAATGAAAGTTTGTCTGTGCATCCTGCTATTTAGCCACCTGTTCCTTTATACTATGGGTAAATTATGACTTATAATCATATCAAgataacatttgaaaaacaatcTGCAGAAatgattattgtattatatttttccaCATAGCTTATAATTGTGAAGTGATACCTGGTACCCTGAAGCAGATTGATGCTGGGCTAGGGGTAGTAGGTGGGGTGAATGATGACAATGAGGTCTTTCTGTTCCTGGGGACCAGATTTGAAAGGATAGGATCCTCCCTAAAGCACTTTACTGTCGGACCTGCTGGAGAACTAGGGGCAAATTCAACAAACAATGTCTTCAAGTTTGCGGATGGAAGCTTCAAGCAGATTCCAGGTAAGAAGTGTTGTAGTATGCTCTTAAGTGTGCAAAGTACATTGCTTTACATGTATGCGTTTGGCTGAAGCTTTTATGCTTACATAGCATTTTAATGCTGACGGAATATTTAAGGTATACATTTTGTCAGTATTTTGTGATTCTTTGGAAATCAAACTAATGATTAAAAATTGACTCATTAACATGCATTTTTGATTATAAAAAATCTTCAATAATGAAGGCCAATACTTCATAAGGGTGTgtggcaatgaaaaaaaaaacttgagaatAACTAGATTAATCTAAATCTGGCTTCTATCATTCTACAACCGAAATCACGACTGGAGTTTAGTTACAGAATGTGATTGTCACTGCTGTAAAAAAATGTACTGCTAAGGGCTTAAATACAGGATGAACAACCACATACTTCTGCTGTGTGAATGTGGCCTTAGTGTTCGATGTTCAGTCTGTCGCTGACTTTTTTCATTCAATCTCTTCGTTTTATTGTCAGGCATTCAACTCAAACAAGTGGATGCCGGAGGTGACCAGATTATTGTAGGTGTTTCACCGGTAGACGATGTCTTCTGCTTAAATAAGGATGCTAACAATGTCATGCCATCCGGTGATGCTCCTTGGGTTCAACTTACAGGAAAGCTGAAGTACTACAGCTGTGGACCAAACAGCTGTTGGGGAGTGAACGCTGCAGGGAATATCGTCATCAGAAGGGTGAGTGCACTGCTAAGATTTCAGAATCTTGTGAAGTGCATCACTGAATCTCTAGTTCTAGGCAGCTTTAAATCATTActtgttaaagtaaaaaaataaagtaaagtcTTCTTGTGTTGTAAAGTCTGTAACTGGTGCTGCCTGTGGAGGGTCGGGTGCATTTGAGGCCGTTGGTGGAGCTCTGTCCATGGTCGAAGTAGCAAGTGATGGCAATGTCTTTGGTGTTGACCTTCAGGGGAATTTACTGCAAAGGTGAGCTACAAAATACACGTCTTgcattgaaatttagtttagtttaaagaaCCTGATAATTATGaacaaaaatgaaattattttcctTAGAAGAAACCATTTTTCTTGTGTATTTTAGAACTGGTATCACTATATCGAATCTCCCTGGATCAAATTGGGGACTTATTTCAATCTGTCCCAATGGCCACAAGCACGTGACTTATGATCTGGGAAGTCTGTATGTCATCTGTAGTGATGGATCCATCAGGAGATGCATTTAAATGTCCAACAGAGGAGCTCAACtatcaatataaataaaaacatttttctgtCGCTTTAATGTCTTTGCTGTTGAACAAATAAAATTTTATGATTTCTGACTTTACATAATATGTGAAGTGTCATTAAAGGGTCAATAAAATGCTTTACCATTttcaataattgtttttttattattgttattttaccctTGTGCTGTGTTGAAAATCCTTTACTTAAGTGTTCTGGTCAAAAACTAAACcattttaaaccaaaaaaaaaggaaaatgtattgTTTGGCATGATAACGATTAGAAGGCATATGTGACTGGGCATTAAATCAAGCTGGACCTTTTTCACAATCATGACAACTGCATCTGGGCCAAATTCTGTGTTGATATCTCAAAGCAATCaaaagttttttcacactttcagAGTGCACTTTATAAAGCCCTGTTAATCAGAGTGATCAGTTCAAATCAAGTCCAATCCAAAAAGACCAATAACAATGAATATTCTAATGAAAAATAAGAATGATCCATTTTTATCTCGTGGTgactttaatatgtttttgtaCGAATAAGCCATACAATTTTTGGACAGTCAGTTTTGAGGAGTAACATGTAACGTTATTACATAATTCaattacaaaataattgtaaatgtaatttgttacatttactgagaaaaaaagtgtaattaaattaaatagaaaattacttaaaaattacTTCAAAATGTTAAATGGGGTTACatctaaatatttttacacacacccacatacattACACTAACATTAAAtggaaaaacggcattaaaaggtgagtttaacaacgctccaaggcgcgtgcaagtaagcagtttaaccattttcttacaacccattctcgcttatcgcttatacatagtttatcactatgaaatcacgttcaagaagtctcattcagcacacatcgcgatacttgccatcagtttacatgtgccacaggttcggtgagtagatgtaaatactcttttaatgcctgttatgaaatatattctgtcttctttattaatcagattagcgccttTTTGATTACtcgctgtctttgagtttcattgcatttaactaaatgaacacacctgctaacacgtgtgattaaactctgtcggtcacgtgaTGTGCCATAGACtctcaatatattcatttcaggttcaaagatgtaaatttgtagtaaaatcatggtaaccacaacacatacaatagtaacaaattaaatttgaagttaaaacgcaggaacgggacatttaccatgtttttaccacagtaactgtagttttactatggtatattaatgttgcaagttcgttggaggaaaggaagaggacaaaggggtcggctggactgctgacgtatttatttaacaaatataaaattaaagttcacaaacaccaaatggtgacttctattctgacacgttggcacaacactttcggtttactcttTCGGTTTGGTTTCCtgttcgcgtcagcagtccgtctctctctcgcttgcttccgactctcctggcgttttatactctctccacggcaatttactagaacaagaaacaggtgatgataattttagcccaaaccactcacttaccgctcgtctcctgattttctctcccgctgcagacttcgctaaaccacgccccccctgccacataccctcaccgcccgactcaggccggggagccatccggcctgcagccccccaccccccccccccccccccatttctggagagaaagtcggccaccgccatctgaacacccggcctgtggatcaccttgaacttaaaaggctgaagagctagatgccaacgagtgatccgcgcgttggtatccttcatgcggtggagccactgcagtggagcgtggtccgaacagagggtgaactcccgtcccaggagataatagcggagggtgaggacggcccatctgatggcaaggcacgtCGCGACgcatctgtctgcaacagaaaagggagagaaaaatcaggagagtgtaacaacggcccgccacacagagcagccttgacctaagtaaaggcctgctgacacggctccgtccactggaccgtatctggcacctcctttttagtaaggttggtcaaagggctggtgaggtccgaataattaggaataaaccgtctataatatcccgccagccccaagaactgccttacctcctgtttggtcttgggacgtgggcaggtcgcaatagcggctgtcttatcaatttggggacgcacctgcccatgccccaaaTACCTtaccagataccttacttccacactcccaatcgcacacttctttgggttggccgtgagccccgctgtaatacaaacggcgttgtgaaagctgtcttttctctgcacaatggagacaaggggatttgccaatagccctttgttaagtccaatgtcgaataaaagcgagccgtgcctagccgatcaagcaactcgtcaacccgcggcattggatacgcgttgaatttcgacacagcattcaccttgcggtaatctacacagaattggactgagccgtccgttttcggaactaaaactatcgggctcgcccagttactattagattcttctattaccccaatgtcaagcatagcgcctactttagcctgaactacttttttcttgtgctcaggtaaactatacggccggctgcgaactaccacgcccggctcggtctcgatatggtgctgaatcaggttagtacggcccggtaggggcgagaagacgtcagcaaactctgcctgcaatttcgttaaatcagtgagttgggacggcgagaggtgatctccccctggagccagggcgagggattgtggtttgatattcgcctctggccgagatcatcctctccgccaatcaccgttgccaacatcactgattccgcctcattccattttttaaggagattaaggtggtagatctgacaggacccgttcctatcggaccgtattacctcataatcaagatctccgacctgtcgtgcgacctcaaacggtccctgccacttagccattaatttggagctcgacgttgggagtaatacaagtactttctctcccggtgcaaatttgcgtaacctagttaccctgttatacagctggctctggtggTCCtcggcttgtaacaaattctccattgatagccgccccaatgtgtccagcacatattgaatttcgtttttgccctgagatggtccatcctcccaagtttctctcagttcgtcgagcaccccccggggctggcgtccatagagaagctcgaagggggaaaaccccgtggaggcttgtgggacctctcgcacagcgaataacaagggctctagccacctatcccaatttttggcgtcttcgtgaacgaacttacggatcatggatttaagagtgcgattaaatcgttcgaccaggccgtcggtttatgagtgatagacgctagttcgaatcgatttaatgcccaacaatccgtacagttcgcgtagcgtacgtgacataaacgccatgccctgatcggtgagaatttcttttggaacccccacccgggagataagacgaaacagggcatccgcaacacttttagcggaaatgttgcggagggccaccgcttcaggatatcgtgttgcataatcaactatgactaatgcaaagcgatgtcctcgtgccgatcgctctaatggcccgatgaggtccataccaattctttcgaaggggacgtgcattaagggaagagggcgcaaaggcgcttttggggtggccggtgggttcatcaactgacattccggacaagacgcgcaccacctgcgcacattgtcatgaatgcccggccaaaagaaacgggtcatgaggcgatttagtgttgcggcctgtcccaaatggcccgccataggattagaatgagccgcatggaaaagcatttccctgcggccctttaaaattaacaactgggttgtatttacttttgtccgagcgtcttgggtcactcgataaatacggataggagagcgggagggccggttggagagactggccatcgatggcgcgtacctgttgaaacgcatgttttagtgtctcatcctgagactgctccagaggaaagtcatcacgctccgagagaatcagtcccctgaagcagaacccagcagtcttggctcagtttcccccacctgtacccgcgaGGTCTCCTTCcacgccttatttccccaagaggcatccgcacataacgaccccaataaaaccgtaaatgcgggccaattcgttccaaaaattatcggatgccggaggtggggactaaccgccacctccacactatgcttttgtccccggaattgaatcaTAATTGGGacgaccggatactccaccacatccccgtgtacgcaccgcaccttaaccacgcggcttgtatccaatgcccccggttgaatcaggctttgatggattgaggtttggttacatcctgaatccaccaaggccggatatgtaccccccttgatactcacaggtatttggtacttgccagcctgac
The DNA window shown above is from Carassius carassius chromosome 26, fCarCar2.1, whole genome shotgun sequence and carries:
- the LOC132106293 gene encoding fish-egg lectin-like, with the translated sequence MKVCLCILLFSHLFLYTMAYNCEVIPGTLKQIDAGLGVVGGVNDDNEVFLFLGTRFERIGSSLKHFTVGPAGELGANSTNNVFKFADGSFKQIPGIQLKQVDAGGDQIIVGVSPVDDVFCLNKDANNVMPSGDAPWVQLTGKLKYYSCGPNSCWGVNAAGNIVIRRSVTGAACGGSGAFEAVGGALSMVEVASDGNVFGVDLQGNLLQRTGITISNLPGSNWGLISICPNGHKHVTYDLGSLYVICSDGSIRRCI